TGTGCTCTCGCATGGCAAGTCGCCACACGGCACCGATTGGCTCATGGAGTCCGCCGCCGAGTGCTATTTGCCCATCTTGCGCGCGCTCAAGCGGCTGCACAACGAGGGAATCCGGCCCCGCTGGACCATCAACATGACCCCGATCCTCGCCGAGCAGCTCGCCGACCCGAGCTTTGCCGATGAGTTCGAGGGCTACTGCCAATCCAAGATTGACTTCGCGATCGAGGATCAGCGCCGGTTCGAGCTTGAGGGCCCGCTGTGGATGCTGGGGTTGGCGGCGATGTGGCAACGCTTCTATACGCGCGAGCTCGTCGAGTTCAAGCACGAATGGAACAGAAACATCATCGAGGCGTTCAAGTACTTCCAGGATGAGGGCTGCATCGAGGTCATCACGTGTTGCGCGACGCACGGCTATTTGCCCCTCCTAAGCACCGAGGAGTCCGTCCATGCCCAGGTCAAGCTGGGAGTCGACAACTACAAGAAGCACTTTGGCAAGCAGCCGAGGGGCATCTGGCTCCCCGAATGCGCGTACCGGCCTGGGTACGACTGGAAGTCGCCGGTGGAGGAAGGGCCGGAGGGACAAGGGGATGGAGGGACGGGAACGCCGTGGCCGAGGCGCGGGATCGAGGAGTTCCTCAAGGAAGAGGGCATCGAGTATTTCTTCGTCGATTCTCACATGATCCGCGGTGGCGCGCCTCTGGGAACCTATCAGAACCAGTTTCCACAGCTCGCCGAGCTCTTTGCGCGCAGTTCCAAGTTCTTCGCTCCCCCGCCGGAGGAGCGCAGCGAGTACGAGCACTATTCGCTGCCGAACGGCGTGACCTGCTTCGCCCGCGACCCGCAGACGACCGTCAAGGTGTGGTCCGGCGAGCACGGCTACCCGGGTGACCCGCACTACCTGGAGTTTCACAAGCAGCTCTATCCCGGAAGGCTGCGCTATTGGGAGATCAGCGAAGACAAGCGAGACCTTGGAAAGAAGGGCCCGTACGACCCCTGGAAGGCGTTCGAGAACATCGGAAACCACGCCGATGACTTCGTTCGCACCCTTAAATCCGCCTTGGCCCACTATCGCGGAGAGCACAACCGCGAGGGCACGATCGTCGCGATGTACGACACTGAACTCTTTGGGCACTGGTGGTTCGAGGGCCCGGAGTTCCTCTACGAGGTGGCGAAGCGGCTAGCGCACGACTCCGATCTGAGACCGGTTAGCGGTGGCGACGTGCTGGATGAGGAGCCCGCACGGCATGTGATCACCCTGCCGGAGGGGTCATGGGGCGAGGGCGGCTATCACTACGTCTGGCTGAACAACGACAACTTCTGGACCTGGAAACGCCTATATCCCGCTCAGAGAAAGATGGTTGAGCTTGCCGGGGTGAAGGCTGAGGGGTCGCTTGCGGAAGTGATCCAGCAAGCGGGAAGAGAGCTTCTGCTTGCCGAGGCTTCGGACTGGCAGTTCCTGATCTCGACCTTTGCCGCAAGGGACTATTCCGAGGTACGGTTCGTCGACCACATCGAGCGGTTCGAGCGCCTTGCGGGCATCGCGGAGGCGCTGAAACTGGGCGCGGATATGACGCCGGCTGATGCGGAGTTCCTGAAGGACTGCCAAGTCAAGGACGCCCCGTATCAGGATCTCGACGCCTCGTTGTGGCGCGCGACGAAGCCTTTGGCGGCCGGAGCCGTCTAAGCCAGGGAAGGGATGATCAAAGCCATGCGGATTCCGTCGAGACGTATCTGGGGTGCGGTGCTTGCGGCCGGGAGCATCTTGCTTCTGGCGGGTTGTTCGGGGACGAAAGAGCGGGACCCTGGCAAGGAGCCTGCTTCGGGAGGCCCGGACGCGGCAGCCGGCGGCGAGCCCAAAGCTTGGCCGGGGGTTCCTCCCGCCAAGGGAAAGGACCCCGAGCCAAAGCCGCTGGTGCCAGGAATGCCGGGACCCACCGCGCCGATGGGCAAGGTCACGATCCCGGAATCCGCCTCGAAGGGCTGGAAACCGTCGGCCATGGCTCCCAAAGAGCTGGCTCGGAAGGTAAGCGGCGCCATCGCGAGCCTAACCGACACCCAATGCACTGCGCGCGTCTTCATCAAGACCCCGGCGGGCCAGGCGCGGGCGGGCGCGATCCACAAGATTCAGGACGGCAAGCATTTCCGGCTGGACTACTTTAACCCCAAGGGCCTGCCGGAGAACGCTCGCGGCTTTATCCTGGCCAATGGGACCCAAAAACGCCAGATTACGCTCAAAGGCGATCCGAAGGTCGTCGAACTGAACAGGCCGTTTGCCGACAGCAAGCTCAAGCCCTCGGAGATCGTGCAGCGCTGGCCGCTGGACTTTTCCCGCATCATGCTGCTTTCTCTCACCGATAATGTCGATCCCTGGTCGCCGCTGATCGAGGGACTGGCCAAGGGTGAGGGCGGCTACAAGACCTCCATCGAGCAGCGCACGATGCAATACCAGGGCAGGACCGTCAACAGCTACCGCGTGCTCGCCAAGCGAACCGATTCCCAGGCCAAGAAGCTTGGCGCCTGCGAACTGGAGATGGTCATCGACGCCAGGCGGTTCCTCCCAGTAACCATCCGCGTGAAGTCAAAGGACAAAGCCGGAAAGGACTGGGACCAGCAATGGTCCGCGATCTGGGATTTCAAGAAGAAGTTCGTCAAGAAAGACTTCGAAGCGATCCAGTAGGGGCGGTTGAGAACAATGTAGCCCAGGCGTCCCGCCTGGGCAATCCGCGTTCAGCGATTGTCAAGCCAGGGCGCCAAGGCACCATTTTGCATGTGCCGCAGTAGGGCCAATTCACGTCTCTTTTGCGAGACCTGAGCTAAACTGGACGAACGTTGGGACCATTGGGAACCCGCGTTGCAGATTGCTCCGTACTGTTTGGCAGAGTCAACATGAACACGGAATCCATCACACTGAAGGCGGGATCGTTGCCGCGCACTCGGGAGAACTTCGAATCTCTGATGCGCGCCACGTTTCGACAGTCCTACGGTCTGGCCTATCGTCTGACCGGGAATGCCGCCGAGGCTGAGGACCTGGTTCAAGAGACCTTTGTCCGGGCATTTCGCTTCTTCGCTCGCTACAACGAGGAGCTCCCGTTCGCGAATTGGGTCTACCGCATCATGTGCAACGCCCACATCGACAGTGTCCGGCGCAGGGGAAGGCTTCAGACCACCAGCCTCGAGCAGCCGGTCGTGGGCGGAACGGCCACGATCGAGGTCCCGGATGCCGAGTCCTCGCCGGATCGCGAGCTTTTGGAGCGCGCCATGCCGGACCACATCCAGCAGAGCCTCGCGGAAATGAATCCGGAGTTCAGGATGGCCGTGCTTCTTGCCGATGTGGAAGGTATGGCCTACGACGAAATTGCCGATGTGATGAAGACCAGTGTCGGCACGGTGCGCTCGCGCATTCATCGTGGTCGAAAGCAGCTGCGGTCGTTTCTCATTCGTCGAAAGCCGAGGCTTTATGGAGAGCGCCATGACCTGTAGAGCCGTTCAGCAGCGCCTCGGGTCCTACGTCGATGGCGAACTCGCTGCCGCGGAGACCCGCTCGATTCGCAGCCACCTGGCCTCGTGCCCGGAGTGCCGCGCCGCGCTTGATGAGCAGAACGTCAGCAAGCTCTTTGTGGCGAACCTCTCGGCCCCCGAGCCTTCAGCAGATTTTGAGGAGCGCCTGGTTGGGAAGGTGATGGGCACAGGCAAGCAGAAAACGTTTCGCTGGCAGCCTGCGCTCGCCGTCGTGGCGATGGCCGCGGCCCTGCTCGTGTTCACCTTCCAATACCGCGAGAGCCTCCAGCGCCAAACCGAGGCCAAGCGGATGCTCGAGCGCCAGAACTTCGAGGTGGCGCGGCATCAGTCGGATATACAGAGGGGCGACCCCTTGATGGGCGGCTCCGGGCTGATCCTCGTGGGCCGCGCCGAATAGGCACCATCGCCATGAGACTTCACGCGTCCTTACGGTCCCGTTGGATTGGCATGCTTGCGCTCACGCTTGCAGCAGGTTCGTCCAGCGGCGCGCTTGAGCCGAGGGAAGCTCATCCGCAAGCGGCCGGATCAGATAAGGCCAAGCTCGTCCTCCAACGCTTTTTGGAGCGCAGCCGGACGGTGGCGATGACCTCGATCATCGAGCAGCCGATGCAGCCCGGCTCCAAACAGACCATGCAGCTCAAGATCGTGCAGGACGAGAAGGGCCGCCGCCGCACGACGGTACTCCAGCCGCTGAGCATGCAGAACATCACATCGGTGGCGGACGGCAAGAAGTGGGTGAACTACTACCCGGACGAGCGCAAGATGGTCGTCCAAGACGCGCCATCCCCGTCTAAGTGGGAGACCTCCACCGCCCGCATGGAGTTGGCCTCCAAGAACTACCGCTTCGAGATCGAGCAGAGCCCGGAGATCGCCGGGCAGCGGGTCACGACGGTGGTGGCGACGCCCAGATCGCCGGAGATGCCGGTGCGGCGCTTCAGCATTGAGCTCTCGCGCTACGTGCTGATGCGATTGGAGACCCAGGCGCCCAACGAATCTCAGCGGACCCTTTTTGACGTCAAGGCAATTGACTTCGACCCTCAGATCGCCTCCGGGTTCTTTGAGATCAAGCCGCTCGGCGACGTGAACGTCGTCCGGGTGGAGGCGCCGGCCCCTCTCGCGCCCGGAACCGACGCCAAGGCCCTGCTCGGGTTTCAACCCGTGATTCCCAAGGTCCTGCCGTTCGGATTCGCGTGCAGGACCCCCGAAGTCACGGGAGAAGAATCCCACCGAATGCTGGCCATTCAGCTCAGCGATGGGCTGGCAACCGCCACGGTGTACCAATTCCTCGCGACGATGGGGTCGGTGCGGGAAGGCTCTCTGGAGCGGCAGATCTCTGGAATTCGGATTCGCGTGATGAGCGATCTGCCCTTTGAAGTGGGCCGCAGGTTGCTGGACACCTTCCTCAAGGAAGCCGGTAAGGCCATGGGTCCCGGTCTGGAACTCTCTGCGCCCGGCCGTGCGTTGAAGCTCTCAGAATCGCGAGCCCGAAGCGAAACGGCGAAGCGGAACGGCGGCTTCAAAGACGAGCCCGAAGATCCGCTCGACCCCGTGGTCTTGGCCTTCATGAGCGCCATCGCTTCGACTTGCGAAAACCTCTAGAAGTACGAAGGAGAAACACCAACATGAGCAACCATTCCCCATTCAAGGGAAGAAAACCCTACCTTTGGCTCGCCGGTGGAATGGCGCTTGGCGCCCTCTTGATGGCGGCGATCCAAACCGGCAATGTCTTGCCGAACGCCTGGGCCCAGCGCCCCGCCAAGCTGCGCAATGTCGCCCACATCGACACCGCGGGCCTCGACACCCTCAAGTCTCTCGATAGCGCGTTTTCGGCCGTCTCGGAGTACGCCCTGCAAAGCACCGTGCAGATCCGGTCGGAGAACGCCTCCTCCCGGGGACCCAGCGGCCGCCTGTCCAACCTGACGCGGGGTGAAGGCTCAGGGGTCATTTACCGTTCGGACGGCTATATCATCACCAACGACCACGTGGTCAATGGCTTTGAAAAGGTGACCGTGCTTCTCGCGGACGGCAAGGAATATAAGGCCAAGGTGTTGACGGCGGAGGATTCCGACATCGCTGTTCTGAAGATCGACGCGACGGGCCTTCCTGCGCTTGAGTTCGCCGATAGCGGCGCGGTGAAGCCGGGACAATACGCCCTGGCACTCGGTTCGCCTTTTGGCTTGGAGAACACCGTCACGATCGGCCACATTTCGGCCATCGGCCGCCCCAGCGCGGTGCCGGACGGCCGGACCTCCAACGGCGCGCGGTTTTATCCCGACATGATCCAAACCGATGCCGCAATCAACATGGGCAACTCCGGCGGGCCACTGGTGAATGTGGACGGCCAGGTGATCGGCATCAACACAGCCATCTTCAGCCGCACGGGCGACAGCGTTGGGATTGGATTCGCCATCCCCGCGAACCAGGCTCGATTGATCGCCGATACGCTGATCTCCAAAGGCAAAATCACCCGCGGGTTCCTCGGCTTGGTGCCTGAGAACCTCAAGGAGTTCCAGAAGAAGGAGCTTGGTCTGGCCGGCGGCGCGATCGTGGGTCCCTATGGCGACGTTCCCTCAAGCCCTGCGAAAGACGCGGGGATCAAGCCCGGGGACGTGATCGTACGGATCGGGTCCGTCAACGTTCGCAACCAGATGGACCTACGCAACGCGATGCTTCGCTATGGGCCGGGCGAGACCGTGGACATCGAGTTTGTCCGAGGCGGGAAGCACGAGACCGTCAGGGTAAAGCTCGGCGAGCCGCCGAAGCCGGTGGCGCAGCAGGCTCCCCAGAATTCGCCGTTCAATGGCGACGGCCGAAACTTCAACTTCGAAGACTTGCCCAAGGAGTTTCGCGACTTCCAGAAGCGGTTTGGCAATGGAGGCGACGACAACCAGGACGTGGCGCCACTCAAGTCGGGTCCCGCCCGGCTTGGCGTCTCGGTCGATGCCACCAACAAGACCCTGCGTCAGCAGTACCGCATCCCAGATTCGGTGGCCGGTGCGGTGGTGACGGTAGTGGAGCCCGGGTCGGTCGCTGACCGGCTGGGTATCAAGGCCGGCGACGTGATCACGAAGCTCGGCGACAAGACGATCAAGGGTGCCGAGGACCTCGTGTCGGCGATGAAGGACGTGAAGTGGGGCGACAGCCGGCATCTATCTTTCACTCGCTATGGCGAGGGATCGATGGTGCAGCAATCCCGCGACATCACCTTCCGCTAGGCGCGATGGCCGGAAGGACACGGGGCCGCGAACGAAGTTCGCGGCCCCTACCCATTTCTGCAGTGCGAGCAGACGCCCAGCACTTCGACCCTCAGCGTCTCGCAAGTGAAACCCGCTTCGGCGGCCTGGGCCGGAAGCGCCTTGGACACCAGGGCGATCAGTGGAAGCTCCTCGACGCAGCCGCATTCCCTGCACACCAGGTGTTCGCAGCTTCCTTGGTGCCCTTCGGCCCGGCAGGCGTAGTAGCCGTCCACCACGCCCAGACGGTGGACCAGGCCCGCCTCCATGAGCGCCTGCAGCACCCGATACACCGTCACGACGTCCACCCTTTCGCCGGCCGCGACAATCTGGGCGTGGATCTCGTAGGCTGTAAGCGCGCCGTTGGTGCGACTGAGCGCCCGGATCACCTGGACGCGCGGGGCCGTGACGCGGAGCCCCGCCTGCCGGAGCTGGGCAACCGCCCGGGCTTCGAAGTGCTGGGCTAGCGCCTCGTCTGCGAGGTTACATTCAGGACGGTTTTCCGATCTCTGCGCGCGCGTCATGAGTTCACAGTATTCTAGTCGAACCTTGCCGGTTCAACCTTGCATACGCCGATCGCGGCGCTTCAAAACAGGTCTGGAGTCCCTCTTTTTTCAGGAAAGCGAAAATCTTAGTTCAAATGAACCTGGTTTTGTGTTATCCTGATACCGTGACATTTGCGGGGTTGGACCGCAAGTGTCGTGAACCTTGTTTGGAGGGATAAGATGAAGTTTTACAACCTGAAAACTAGATCTCATGTGGACGTGCCGGAATCGGCCGTCAAGAAGACGAAAATGGTCCGCAAGACCAAGTCTGGCCAGCAGGTGCGCTATGCCCTTACGGCCGATCATCAGGGCAGCAAGCTCTTCAAGTTCGTGAACGAAGCGACCTTCAAGTCCACGAACGTTCCCGAGGCGTAAGCCAAGGAGAACACGCTTTTGGGGCCAAACCCTTGCCGGGTTTGGCCCCTTGCTTTTGAGTCTTTGTGAACGAAAGGCGCCTTGGTCCGTCTTCTCGGATATGGCGGAAAGGACAGAAAGAGAGAAGGTCGCCCACCTGCTCAGGCGCTTTGGCCTGGGCGCCAGCGAGGCCGAGGTCGACTACTACGGAAACGGCGGGCTGAAGCGCGCCATCGACCGGCTGCTCGACTATGAAAGTGTGGACGAGCACTTCCCGGCGACGCTGGAGCACTTTCAGCAGCCCGACAAGAAGATCTTCAACGTG
This genomic interval from Armatimonadota bacterium contains the following:
- a CDS encoding DUF1957 domain-containing protein, which gives rise to MSLGRVLLCLHSHMPYVLSHGKSPHGTDWLMESAAECYLPILRALKRLHNEGIRPRWTINMTPILAEQLADPSFADEFEGYCQSKIDFAIEDQRRFELEGPLWMLGLAAMWQRFYTRELVEFKHEWNRNIIEAFKYFQDEGCIEVITCCATHGYLPLLSTEESVHAQVKLGVDNYKKHFGKQPRGIWLPECAYRPGYDWKSPVEEGPEGQGDGGTGTPWPRRGIEEFLKEEGIEYFFVDSHMIRGGAPLGTYQNQFPQLAELFARSSKFFAPPPEERSEYEHYSLPNGVTCFARDPQTTVKVWSGEHGYPGDPHYLEFHKQLYPGRLRYWEISEDKRDLGKKGPYDPWKAFENIGNHADDFVRTLKSALAHYRGEHNREGTIVAMYDTELFGHWWFEGPEFLYEVAKRLAHDSDLRPVSGGDVLDEEPARHVITLPEGSWGEGGYHYVWLNNDNFWTWKRLYPAQRKMVELAGVKAEGSLAEVIQQAGRELLLAEASDWQFLISTFAARDYSEVRFVDHIERFERLAGIAEALKLGADMTPADAEFLKDCQVKDAPYQDLDASLWRATKPLAAGAV
- a CDS encoding sigma-70 family RNA polymerase sigma factor yields the protein MNTESITLKAGSLPRTRENFESLMRATFRQSYGLAYRLTGNAAEAEDLVQETFVRAFRFFARYNEELPFANWVYRIMCNAHIDSVRRRGRLQTTSLEQPVVGGTATIEVPDAESSPDRELLERAMPDHIQQSLAEMNPEFRMAVLLADVEGMAYDEIADVMKTSVGTVRSRIHRGRKQLRSFLIRRKPRLYGERHDL
- a CDS encoding zf-HC2 domain-containing protein, translating into MTCRAVQQRLGSYVDGELAAAETRSIRSHLASCPECRAALDEQNVSKLFVANLSAPEPSADFEERLVGKVMGTGKQKTFRWQPALAVVAMAAALLVFTFQYRESLQRQTEAKRMLERQNFEVARHQSDIQRGDPLMGGSGLILVGRAE
- a CDS encoding trypsin-like peptidase domain-containing protein produces the protein MSNHSPFKGRKPYLWLAGGMALGALLMAAIQTGNVLPNAWAQRPAKLRNVAHIDTAGLDTLKSLDSAFSAVSEYALQSTVQIRSENASSRGPSGRLSNLTRGEGSGVIYRSDGYIITNDHVVNGFEKVTVLLADGKEYKAKVLTAEDSDIAVLKIDATGLPALEFADSGAVKPGQYALALGSPFGLENTVTIGHISAIGRPSAVPDGRTSNGARFYPDMIQTDAAINMGNSGGPLVNVDGQVIGINTAIFSRTGDSVGIGFAIPANQARLIADTLISKGKITRGFLGLVPENLKEFQKKELGLAGGAIVGPYGDVPSSPAKDAGIKPGDVIVRIGSVNVRNQMDLRNAMLRYGPGETVDIEFVRGGKHETVRVKLGEPPKPVAQQAPQNSPFNGDGRNFNFEDLPKEFRDFQKRFGNGGDDNQDVAPLKSGPARLGVSVDATNKTLRQQYRIPDSVAGAVVTVVEPGSVADRLGIKAGDVITKLGDKTIKGAEDLVSAMKDVKWGDSRHLSFTRYGEGSMVQQSRDITFR
- a CDS encoding transcriptional repressor, giving the protein MTRAQRSENRPECNLADEALAQHFEARAVAQLRQAGLRVTAPRVQVIRALSRTNGALTAYEIHAQIVAAGERVDVVTVYRVLQALMEAGLVHRLGVVDGYYACRAEGHQGSCEHLVCRECGCVEELPLIALVSKALPAQAAEAGFTCETLRVEVLGVCSHCRNG